In Megalops cyprinoides isolate fMegCyp1 chromosome 25, fMegCyp1.pri, whole genome shotgun sequence, a single window of DNA contains:
- the LOC118772057 gene encoding bile acid-CoA:amino acid N-acyltransferase-like, with translation MMLTVQPSRGLVDEKLQVVVKNLPPMQKVTLHSLHQSESNDFWEALGHYVSDGKGTVTVAEDASVGGSYQGTEPMGLLWSMKPVPGSRTGIRLRKEDVRTPMVVQISVYRGHISHGFRETPSLACAVAERWYMAPGVRRVDVEEKGVRGTLFLPPGPGPFPGVLDLWGGEGGLVEYRSALLASHGYVSMALEYMTHIMGNSSGNNQLDHQYFNTAFAILRDHPQVCSDRVAMLGMSFGTTVALTMAVCSSLIEPRCLVCVSGSHVLPVEEPLSSFFTEMNKNRHKVRFDEEKRVISRYLLLPIPSDPSKKVNVGKIRCPLLLIVGEDDQNLPVSESAEDMEKMMKEAGNRHLLTTLSYPGAGHLIDPPYTPHFRSTTVSAKTREKVVVLWGGETKAHSYAQEHSWQRTLAFLQQHLYSSGHKSDRSNL, from the exons ATGATGCTCACGGTCCAGCCATCCAGGGGACTCGTTGATGAAAAGTTGCAGGTTGTGGTGAAGAACTTGCCGCCCATGCAAAAAGTTACCTTGCATTCCCTCCACCAGTCTGAGAGCAACGATTTCTGGGAGGCTTTAGGGCATTATGTCAGCGACGGGAAAGGAACTGTTACAG TGGCGGAGGATGCGAGCGTGGGAGGCTCGTACCAGGGCACGGAGCCCATGGGGCTGCTATGGAGCATGAAGCCGGTGCCAGGGAGTCGAACAGGAATCAG GTTACGGAAGGAAGATGTCCGAACTCCTATGGTGGTGCAGATCTCTGTGTACAGAGGCCACATCAGCCATGGCTTTAGGGAGACGCCGTCCTTAGCGTGTGCTGTTGCCGAGCGCTGGTACATGGCCCCTGGCGTGCGCAGGGTCGACGTTGAAGAAAAGGGAGTCAGAGGGACACTTTTCCTGCCACCAG GTCCTGGACCCTTTCCTGGAGTGCTGGACCtgtggggaggggaaggagggctGGTGGAGTATCGCTCTGCTCTCCTGGCATCACATGGATACGTTTCCATGGCGCTGGAGTACATGACACATATTATGGGAAACTCTTCTGGAAACAATCAGTTGGACCACCAGTACTTTAAT ACTGCATTTGCCATCCTGAGAGACCACCCCCAGGTGTGCAGTGACCGGGTGGCCATGCTTGGCATGTCCTTTGGCACCACTGTCGCTCTGACGATGGCTGTATGTTCTTCCCTGATCGAG CCCAGGTGcctggtgtgtgtcagtggaagCCATGTCCTACCTGTGGAGGAACCTCTGTCCAGCTTTTTTACAGAGATGAACAA aaacagacacaagGTGCGATTTGATGAGGAAAAGCGTGTGATCTCGCGATATCTCCTTTTACCCATACCTTCAGACCCCAGCAAAAAAGTTAAC GTGGGGAAGATCCGATGTCCTCTGCTGTTGATCGTGGGAGAAGATGATCAGAACTTGCCAGTGTCTGAGTCGGCCGAAGAT ATGGAGAAGATGATGAAGGAAGCGGGGAACCGTCACCTGCTGACCACTCTGTCGTACCCCGGGGCGGGTCACCTGATTGATCCTCCCTACACCCCACATTTCCGCTCCACCACTGTATCAGCAAAGACAAGGGAGAAAG TGGTCGTGCTGTGGGGGGGTGAGACCAAGGCGCACTCTTATGCACAGGAACACTCCTGGCAGAGGACCCTGGCCTTCCTGCAGCAGCATCTGTACTCCAGCGGACACAAATCGGATCGCTCCAATCTGTGA
- the LOC118772055 gene encoding peroxisomal succinyl-coenzyme A thioesterase-like: protein MSGSKPLPVVSVQPTRGLVDEKFKVTVQNLLPGEEVTLHALIHSEDGDYWEAFAHYVSDAAGEVKVAEDASVGGSYQGTEPMGLLWSMKPVPGSRTGLRLRKKDVSTPMVVQISVYRGHISRGFKETSPLACAVAERWYTAPGVRRVDIEEKGVRGTLFLPPGPGPFPGVLDMWGGGGGLVEYRSALLASHGYVSMALEYMTPKTMPSGKDSYVGHQYFETAFAVLRDHPQVCSDRVAMLGLSFGTSVALAMAVYSSLIEPSCLVCVSGSHVQPVKGSLSDVFAEINKNVHRTRYDEEKRVIWRDLLLPIPSDPTKKVDVGKIRCPLLLIVGEDDQNWPTSESAEDMKKMMKEGGNSHLLTTLSYPGAGHLIEPPYTPHFRSSNFMVAQTREKVVVLWGGETKAHSYAQEHSWQRTLAFLRQHLYKSDRSNL, encoded by the exons ATGTCTGGAAGCAAACCTCTCCCGGTGGTTTCTGTGCAACCGACCAGGGGTCTTGTAGATGAGAAGTTTAAAGTCACTGTCCAGAATTTGCTCCCCGGAGAAGAGGTCACTCTGCACGCGCTGATTCATTCTGAAGACGGCGACTACTGGGAGGCCTTTGCCCACTATGTCAGCGACGCTGCGGGAGAAGTGAAAG TGGCGGAGGATGCGAGCGTGGGAGGCTCGTACCAGGGCACGGAGCCCATGGGGCTGCTATGGAGCATGAAGCCGGTGCCAGGGAGTCGAACAGGGCTCAG GTTACGGAAGAAAGATGTCAGCACTCCTATGGTGGTGCAGATCTCTGTGTACAGAGGCCACATCAGCCGTGGCTTTAAGGAGACGTCGCCCTTAGCGTGTGCTGTTGCCGAGCGCTGGTACACGGCCCCTGGTGTGCGCAGGGTCGACATTGAAGAAAAGGGGGTCAGAGGGACACTTTTCCTGCCACCAG GTCCTGGACCCTTCCCTGGAGTGCTGGAcatgtggggagggggaggagggctgGTGGAGTATCGCTCTGCTCTCCTGGCATCACATGGATACGTTTCCATGGCGCTGGAGTACATGACACCAAAGACCATGCCCTCTGGGAAGGATTCATACGTGGGGCACCAGTACTTTGAG ACTGCGTTTGCCGTCCTGAGGGACCACCCCCAGGTATGCAGTGACCGGGTGGCCATGCTCGGCCTGTCCTTCGGCACCTCCGTTGCCCTGGCGATGGCGGTGTACTCCTCCCTGATCGAG CCTAGTTGcctggtgtgtgtcagtggaagCCATGTCCAGCCTGTGAAAGGATCTCTGTCTGATGTCTTTGCAGAGATCAACAA aaatgtcCACAGGACCAGATATGATGAGGAGAAGAGGGTGATCTGGAGGGATCTCCTCTTGCCCATACCCTCTGACCCCACCAAGAAGGTTGAT GTGGGGAAGATCCGATGTCCTCTGCTGTTGATCGTGGGAGAAGATGATCAGAACTGGCCAACATCCGAGTCGGCCGAAGAT atgaagaagatgatgaaggAAGGTGGGAACAGTCACTTGCTGACCACGCTGTCGTACCCCGGGGCGGGTCACCTGATTGAGCCACCCTACACCCCACACTTTCGCTCCAGTAACTTCATGGTAGCACAGACAAGGGAGAAAG tgGTTGTGCTGTGGGGGGGTGAGACCAAGGCGCACTCTTATGCACAGGAACACTCCTGGCAGAGGACCCTGGCCTTCCTGCGGCAGCATCTGTACAAATCGGATCGCTCCAATCTGTGA
- the LOC118772056 gene encoding peroxisomal succinyl-coenzyme A thioesterase-like isoform X2 — translation MTRMMLTVQPSRGLVDEKLQVVVKNLPPRQEVTLHSLHQSESNDFWEAFGHYVSDGKGTVTVAEDASVGGSYQGTEPMGLLWSMKPVPGSRTGLRLRKEDVRTPMVVQISVYRGHISRGFRETPSLACAVAERWYMAPGVRRVDVEEKGVRGTLLLPPGPGPFPGVLDMWGGGGGLVEYRSALLASHGYVSMVLEYMTPKIMEKFTLKGHHYFETAFAILRDYPQVCSDRVAILGLSFGTTVALTMAVCSPLIEPRCVVCVSGSHQLPVEEPLSDVLMWINKDKVRFDEEKRLITRYLLLPIPSDPSKKVEVGKIRCPLLLIVGEDDQSWPVSEMAEDMEKMMKEAGNSHLLTTLSYPGAGHLIEPPYTPHFCSTTFVSAKTREKVIMLWGGETKEHSYAQEHSWQRTLAFLQQHLYSRGDKSNRSNL, via the exons ATGACGCGTATGATGCTCACGGTCCAGCCATCCAGGGGACTCGTTGATGAAAAGTTGCAGGTTGTGGTGAAGAACTTGCCGCCCAGGCAAGAAGTTACCCTGCATTCCCTCCACCAGTCTGAGAGCAACGATTTCTGGGAGGCTTTTGGGCATTATGTCAGCGACGGGAAAGGAACTGTTACAG TGGCGGAGGATGCGAGCGTGGGAGGCTCGTACCAGGGCACGGAGCCCATGGGGCTGCTATGGAGCATGAAGCCGGTGCCAGGGAGTCGAACAGGACTCAG GTTACGGAAGGAAGATGTCCGAACTCCTATGGTGGTGCAGATCTCTGTGTACAGAGGCCACATCAGCCGTGGCTTTAGGGAGACGCCGTCCTTAGCGTGTGCTGTTGCCGAGCGCTGGTACATGGCCCCTGGCGTGCGCAGGGTCGACGTTGAAGAAAAGGGAGTCAGAGGGACACTCCTCCTGCCACCAG GTCCTGGACCCTTTCCTGGAGTGCTGGAcatgtggggagggggaggagggctgGTGGAGTATCGCTCTGCTCTCCTGGCATCACACGGATACGTTTCCATGGTGCTGGAGTACATGACACCGAAGATTATGGAAAAGTTTACTTTAAAGGGACACCATTACTTTGAA ACTGCGTTTGCTATCCTGAGAGACTACCCCCAGGTGTGCAGTGACCGGGTGGCCATACTTGGTCTGTCCTTCGGCACCACTGTTGCCCTGACGATGGCTGTATGCTCCCCTCTGATTGAG CCCAGGTGCgtggtgtgtgtcagtggaagCCACCAACTACCTGTGGAGGAACCTCTGTCTGATGTTTTAATGTGGATCAACAA AGACAAGGTGCGATTTGATGAGGAAAAGCGACTAATCACACGGTATCTCCTTCTACCCATACCTTCCGACCCCAGCAAGAAGGTTGAA GTGGGGAAGATCCGATGTCCTCTGCTGTTGATCGTAGGAGAAGATGATCAAAGCTGGCCAGTGTCTGAGATGGCAGAGGAT ATGGAGAAGATGATGAAGGAAGCGGGGAACAGTCACCTGCTGACCACTCTGTCGTACCCCGGGGCGGGTCACCTGATTGAGCCACCCTACACCCCACATTTCTGCTCCACCACCTTCGTATCAGCAAAGACAAGGGAGAAAG TGATCATGCTGTGGGGGGGTGAGACCAAGGAGCACTCTTATGCACAGGAACACTCCTGGCAGAGGACCCTGGCCTTCCTGCAGCAGCATCTGTACTCCAGAGGAGACAAATCGAATCGCTCCAATCTGTGA
- the LOC118772056 gene encoding peroxisomal succinyl-coenzyme A thioesterase-like isoform X1 codes for MTRMMLTVQPSRGLVDEKLQVVVKNLPPRQEVTLHSLHQSESNDFWEAFGHYVSDGKGTVTVAEDASVGGSYQGTEPMGLLWSMKPVPGSRTGLRLRKEDVRTPMVVQISVYRGHISRGFRETPSLACAVAERWYMAPGVRRVDVEEKGVRGTLLLPPGPGPFPGVLDMWGGGGGLVEYRSALLASHGYVSMVLEYMTPKIMEKFTLKGHHYFETAFAILRDYPQVCSDRVAILGLSFGTTVALTMAVCSPLIEPRCVVCVSGSHQLPVEEPLSDVLMWINKNRDKVRFDEEKRLITRYLLLPIPSDPSKKVEVGKIRCPLLLIVGEDDQSWPVSEMAEDMEKMMKEAGNSHLLTTLSYPGAGHLIEPPYTPHFCSTTFVSAKTREKVIMLWGGETKEHSYAQEHSWQRTLAFLQQHLYSRGDKSNRSNL; via the exons ATGACGCGTATGATGCTCACGGTCCAGCCATCCAGGGGACTCGTTGATGAAAAGTTGCAGGTTGTGGTGAAGAACTTGCCGCCCAGGCAAGAAGTTACCCTGCATTCCCTCCACCAGTCTGAGAGCAACGATTTCTGGGAGGCTTTTGGGCATTATGTCAGCGACGGGAAAGGAACTGTTACAG TGGCGGAGGATGCGAGCGTGGGAGGCTCGTACCAGGGCACGGAGCCCATGGGGCTGCTATGGAGCATGAAGCCGGTGCCAGGGAGTCGAACAGGACTCAG GTTACGGAAGGAAGATGTCCGAACTCCTATGGTGGTGCAGATCTCTGTGTACAGAGGCCACATCAGCCGTGGCTTTAGGGAGACGCCGTCCTTAGCGTGTGCTGTTGCCGAGCGCTGGTACATGGCCCCTGGCGTGCGCAGGGTCGACGTTGAAGAAAAGGGAGTCAGAGGGACACTCCTCCTGCCACCAG GTCCTGGACCCTTTCCTGGAGTGCTGGAcatgtggggagggggaggagggctgGTGGAGTATCGCTCTGCTCTCCTGGCATCACACGGATACGTTTCCATGGTGCTGGAGTACATGACACCGAAGATTATGGAAAAGTTTACTTTAAAGGGACACCATTACTTTGAA ACTGCGTTTGCTATCCTGAGAGACTACCCCCAGGTGTGCAGTGACCGGGTGGCCATACTTGGTCTGTCCTTCGGCACCACTGTTGCCCTGACGATGGCTGTATGCTCCCCTCTGATTGAG CCCAGGTGCgtggtgtgtgtcagtggaagCCACCAACTACCTGTGGAGGAACCTCTGTCTGATGTTTTAATGTGGATCAACAA AAACAGAGACAAGGTGCGATTTGATGAGGAAAAGCGACTAATCACACGGTATCTCCTTCTACCCATACCTTCCGACCCCAGCAAGAAGGTTGAA GTGGGGAAGATCCGATGTCCTCTGCTGTTGATCGTAGGAGAAGATGATCAAAGCTGGCCAGTGTCTGAGATGGCAGAGGAT ATGGAGAAGATGATGAAGGAAGCGGGGAACAGTCACCTGCTGACCACTCTGTCGTACCCCGGGGCGGGTCACCTGATTGAGCCACCCTACACCCCACATTTCTGCTCCACCACCTTCGTATCAGCAAAGACAAGGGAGAAAG TGATCATGCTGTGGGGGGGTGAGACCAAGGAGCACTCTTATGCACAGGAACACTCCTGGCAGAGGACCCTGGCCTTCCTGCAGCAGCATCTGTACTCCAGAGGAGACAAATCGAATCGCTCCAATCTGTGA
- the LOC118771647 gene encoding peroxisomal succinyl-coenzyme A thioesterase-like, which translates to MRPFVPSPALTVQPSRGLVDEKLQVVVKNLPPRQEVTLHSLHQSESSDFWEAFGHYVSDGKGTVTVAEDASVGGSYQGTESMGLLWSMKPVPGSRTGLRLRKMNVCTPMVVQISVYRGHISHGFRETPALACAVAERWYMAPGVCRVDVREKGVRGTLFLPPGPGPFPGVLDLWGGGGGLVEYRSALLASHGYISMALEYMTHIMGNSSGNNQLDHQYFNTAFAILRDHPQVCSDRLAMLGLSLGTTVALTMAVYSSLIKPRCLVCVSGSHVLPVEEPLSMFFKEMNKNGHKAQFDEENRVISRHLLLPIPSDPKKKVNVGKIRCPLLLIVGEDDQNWPTSESAEDMEKMMKEAGNRHLLTTLSYPGAGHLIEPPYTPHFRSSNFMVAQTREKVVVLWGGETKAHSYAQEHSWQRTLAFLQQHLYSRGDKSDRSNL; encoded by the exons ATGCGTCCATTCGTCCCCAGCCCAGCGCTCACGGTCCAGCCATCCAGGGGACTCGTTGATGAAAAGTTGCAGGTTGTGGTGAAGAACTTGCCGCCCAGGCAAGAAGTTACCCTGCATTCCCTCCACcagtctgagagcagtgatTTCTGGGAAGCTTTTGGGCATTATGTCAGCGATGGGAAAGGAACTGTTACAG TGGCGGAGGATGCGAGCGTGGGAGGCTCGTACCAGGGCACGGAGTCCATGGGGCTGCTATGGAGCATGAAGCCGGTACCAGGGAGTCGAACAGGACTCAG GTTACGGAAGATGAATGTTTGCACTCCTATGGTGGTGCAGATCTCTGTGTACAGAGGCCACATCAGCCATGGGTTTAGGGAGACGCCGGCCTTAGCGTGTGCTGTTGCCGAGCGCTGGTACATGGCCCCTGGCGTGTGCAGGGTTGATGTCCGAGAAAAGGGGGTCAGAGGGACGCTTTTCCTGCCACCAG GTCCTGGGCCCTTCCCTGGAGTGCTGGacctgtggggagggggaggagggctgGTGGAGTATCGCTCTGCTCTCCTGGCATCACATGGATACATTTCCATGGCGCTGGAGTACATGACACATATTATGGGAAACTCTTCTGGAAACAATCAGCTGGACCACCAGTACTTTAAT ACTGCGTTTGCCATCCTGAGAGACCACCCCCAGGTGTGCAGTGACCGGTTGGCCATGCTCGGCCTGTCACTGGGCACCACTGTCGCCCTGACGATGGCTGTATACTCCTCCCTGATCAAG CCCAGGTGcctggtgtgtgtcagtggaagCCATGTCCTCCCTGTGGAGGAGCCTCTGTccatgttttttaaagagatgAACAA aaatggacACAAAGCTCAGTTTGATGAGGAAAACCGAGTGATCTCGCGACATCTCCTTTTACCCATACCTTCCgaccccaaaaaaaaagttaac GTGGGGAAGATCCGATGTCCTCTGCTGTTGATCGTGGGAGAAGATGATCAGAACTGGCCAACATCCGAGTCAGCCGAGGAT ATGGAGAAGATGATGAAGGAAGCTGGGAACCGTCACCTGCTGACCACTCTGTCGTACCCCGGGGCGGGTCACCTGATTGAGCCACCCTACACCCCACACTTTCGCTCCAGTAACTTCATGGTAGCACAGACAAGGGAGAAAG tgGTTGTGCTGTGGGGGGGTGAGACCAAGGCGCACTCTTATGCACAGGAACACTCCTGGCAGAGGACCCTGGCCTTCCTGCAGCAGCATCTGTACTCCAGAGGAGACAAATCGGATCGCTCCAATCTGTGA